In Cryptomeria japonica chromosome 10, Sugi_1.0, whole genome shotgun sequence, a genomic segment contains:
- the LOC131067165 gene encoding putative UPF0481 protein At3g02645 yields MDKYKLQEVKKTLERIPAMTIDDLVDKVRELDTKIRACYEDSAVEWDGDTLAWMMAMDACFILEFLRREMLNSSLVFHTERADNIKRREIILDILKLCSRMGFLSQTFVWLHVFSRGARSYPTNKIPSAEKLQKAGKKLQPSTEGKFEFERRCFRNSRLFLPQINVDDYTEIFLRNLVAFEECQRQNNSQIKRQISLYMWIMDNVIDSKEDVELFERAGIIENCLGTNDLVPQIFNDLCFGITTEDDFQSVLDMINEHYNSRLNVWITELRRRHCSRPWYIISLLVAVILLVLTLLQTINKCSCCPY; encoded by the exons ATGGACAAATATAAGCTCCAAGAAGTAAAGAAAACCTTGGAAAGGATCCCTGCCATGACCATAGACGATTTAGTTGATAAAGTCAGAGAGCTAGATACGAAAATCAGAGCTTGCTATGAAGACTCAGCCGTTGAATGGGATGGAGATACGCTTGCATGGATGATGGCCATGGATGCATGCTTTATTCTCGAGTTCCTTCGACGGGAGATGCTCAATTCTAGCCTTGTCTTCCACACCGAGAGAGCTGATAATATCAAAAGACGAGAGATTATATTGGACATTTTGAAGCTCTGCAGCAGGATGGGGTTTCTTAGTCAAACATTTGTATGGCTGCATGTTTTTTCAAG AGGGGCAAGATCTTATCCAACAAATAAGATACCTTCAGCAGAAAAATTACAGAAAGCTGGAAAAAAATTGCAGCCGAGCACTGAAGGAAAATTCGAGTTTGAACGCAGATGTTTTCGAAATAGTAGACTTTTCCTCCCTCAAATCAATGTTGACGATTACACAGAAATTTTCTTGAGAAACCTGGTGGCTTTTGAAGAGTGTCAAAGGCAGAATAACTCGCAAATTAAACGACAAATTTCTCTCTACATGTGGATAATGGATAACGTAATTGACTCCAAAGAGGATGTTGAGCTGTTTGAGAGAGCTGGTATTATCGAAAATTGTCTGGGGACTAATGATTTAGTACCTCAAATATTCAATGATTTATGCTTCGGAATCACTACCGAGGATGATTTTCAGTCAGTTTTGGACATGATTAACGAACATTACAACAGCCGACTGAACGTGTGGATTACCGAGCTCAGGAGAAGGCATTGCTCAAGACCATGGTATATTATCTCTTTGCTGGTCGCTGTCATACTTTTAGTACTGACACTTTTGCAAACTATCAATAAGTGTTCATGTTGTCCGTATTAA